In Mangrovivirga cuniculi, the following proteins share a genomic window:
- a CDS encoding tetratricopeptide repeat protein — MKRLSYFLIIVLTAFSLQAKNNSAKEITEEGMKYFEARNYREALKLFNKAIEVDENFDPAFFNRGKVKKILQDYKGAMLDFNRVIDINPEAHEAFYERGGVKFEMQDYYGAIADFTKAIELNPSFVDAYYMRGQAKLELEAYKDAINDCSRIIEMEPKNPDAYYLRGVLRVEYGQKEDGCLDLSKAGELGDFNVYEVIREKCNK, encoded by the coding sequence ATGAAACGACTATCTTATTTTTTAATAATCGTTCTAACAGCGTTTAGCCTTCAGGCAAAAAATAATAGCGCTAAGGAAATCACCGAAGAGGGGATGAAATATTTTGAAGCCCGAAATTATAGGGAGGCTTTAAAACTTTTCAATAAAGCGATCGAAGTAGATGAGAATTTTGATCCGGCATTTTTTAACCGTGGTAAGGTGAAGAAAATTTTACAGGATTACAAAGGTGCTATGCTTGATTTTAACAGGGTAATTGATATTAATCCTGAGGCTCATGAAGCTTTTTATGAAAGAGGAGGTGTTAAGTTTGAGATGCAGGATTATTATGGAGCCATTGCTGATTTCACTAAAGCTATTGAACTTAACCCAAGTTTCGTAGATGCTTACTATATGAGAGGTCAGGCAAAACTTGAGCTTGAAGCATACAAAGATGCAATTAATGATTGCTCAAGAATTATCGAAATGGAACCAAAGAATCCGGATGCATATTATTTAAGAGGTGTTCTGAGAGTAGAATATGGACAAAAAGAAGATGGATGCCTTGATTTAAGTAAGGCCGGTGAGCTTGGTGATTTCAATGTGTATGAAGTTATTAGAGAAAAATGTAATAAATAA
- the dprA gene encoding DNA-processing protein DprA: MKDSLQYIIALQYIPGIGSKTAKLLISYLGSAEKLFFMPRGKLKSIPGIGDAFIKRITREAKEKALKKADDLILKCKKLNIGICSFYDDDYPLRLKECVDAPLILYYKGNFPCLKSNKALAIVGTRNASPYGLQITENIIKDLSGQNEIITISGLAKGIDAKAHRASLSSNVPTVGVLGHGLDMIYPASHKNLAREMTENGCLLSEYPPGTLPDNHNFPMRNRIVAGIADAVLVVEAAAKGGALITADLAQGYSRDVFAIPGNLTSNYSIGCNELIRKNTAAIITKAEDIIEALNWDLEEMTEKMVPQSLDLSIFDAEERQLISVLQDNPNGLHIDELSWRSQVPLPKIASILLSLELQGIIKALPGKTFTI; the protein is encoded by the coding sequence ATGAAGGATAGCCTGCAATATATTATTGCATTGCAGTATATCCCTGGTATTGGCTCAAAAACAGCTAAATTATTGATCAGCTATCTTGGATCAGCTGAGAAGTTGTTCTTTATGCCCAGAGGCAAACTAAAAAGCATACCCGGGATAGGTGACGCATTTATTAAAAGAATAACCAGAGAAGCAAAAGAAAAAGCTCTTAAAAAAGCTGATGATCTCATTTTAAAATGCAAAAAACTGAATATCGGGATTTGTTCTTTTTACGATGATGATTATCCTCTTAGGCTAAAGGAATGTGTTGACGCTCCTTTGATTTTATACTATAAAGGAAATTTTCCCTGCTTAAAAAGCAATAAAGCTCTAGCAATTGTAGGAACCCGAAACGCTTCTCCATATGGACTTCAGATAACTGAAAACATCATAAAAGATCTCTCAGGCCAGAATGAAATTATAACCATCAGCGGCCTGGCAAAAGGAATCGATGCTAAGGCTCACAGAGCATCATTAAGTAGTAATGTACCAACTGTGGGTGTATTGGGTCATGGACTGGACATGATTTACCCGGCATCTCATAAAAACTTAGCCAGGGAAATGACAGAAAATGGTTGCTTACTATCTGAATATCCACCTGGTACTCTACCTGATAATCATAATTTTCCTATGAGAAACAGAATAGTAGCAGGGATCGCAGATGCAGTGTTAGTAGTTGAAGCAGCTGCAAAAGGCGGAGCCCTTATTACTGCAGACTTAGCACAAGGTTATAGTCGGGATGTTTTTGCCATACCCGGCAATTTAACATCTAATTATAGCATCGGTTGCAATGAGTTAATCAGAAAAAATACGGCAGCGATAATTACCAAAGCAGAGGATATCATTGAGGCACTCAACTGGGATCTGGAAGAAATGACTGAAAAAATGGTCCCACAATCCTTAGACCTTTCAATATTTGATGCTGAAGAGAGGCAACTTATTTCAGTTCTTCAGGATAATCCAAATGGATTACACATAGATGAATTGAGTTGGAGAAGCCAGGTACCTCTTCCTAAAATAGCATCAATTTTATTATCTCTTGAATTACAGGGTATTATAAAAGCCTTACCGGGTAAAACCTTTACGATATAA
- a CDS encoding MerR family transcriptional regulator encodes MPYKEKEIEKKYFSIGEVAEIINVAPSLIRFWESEFDVIKPKKNKKGNRIFTRKDIESIKMIYHLVKEKGYTLQGAKDALKNNNQDVVSRLEVIGKLKDIRSFLTELKRKLD; translated from the coding sequence GTGCCATATAAGGAAAAAGAAATAGAAAAAAAATATTTTTCAATCGGAGAAGTTGCTGAAATTATCAATGTAGCACCCTCCCTCATCCGATTCTGGGAATCTGAGTTTGATGTGATCAAGCCAAAAAAAAATAAAAAAGGCAACCGAATTTTCACCAGAAAAGACATTGAAAGCATTAAAATGATTTATCATCTCGTAAAGGAAAAAGGATATACTTTACAGGGAGCAAAAGATGCTTTAAAAAATAACAACCAGGATGTAGTTTCCAGGTTAGAAGTTATCGGAAAGTTAAAAGACATCCGATCATTTCTTACTGAACTAAAAAGGAAACTGGATTAA
- a CDS encoding CapA family protein, translating into MRNQLLSIFTVLIVLLSSCAGTKRITPPAPLVKKDLSETPVLLGNLALNNNDALIKAQYAAHEINILLDTISIIGVGDIMIGTNFPEPEYLPSDSGKYQLAHVKEYLKDADITFGNLEGVLLDDGGEPKYCKDPSICYLFRSPEYYAQHFVDAGIDVMSTANNHAGDFGNTGRLTTMKTLDQHGIQHAGQSVKPYTMFEKEGIKYGFAAFAPNTATQSITDYEAAARIIQHLDSLNDIVIVSFHGGAEGSKHEHVTRETETFYGENRGNVYKFSHWVIDNGADIVFGHGPHVTRAMEVYNNRFISYSLGNFATYNRFNLRGVNGIAPLVKVYTTRNGEFLFGDIVPIIQEGRGIPKVDPDKRVIRRLQQLTAEDFPESKIFIDDSGKITYFGF; encoded by the coding sequence ATGAGAAACCAGCTTTTGTCAATTTTTACAGTTCTTATTGTTTTGTTATCATCTTGTGCAGGAACCAAGCGAATAACCCCTCCTGCTCCATTGGTAAAGAAAGACTTGAGTGAAACTCCTGTTTTATTAGGAAATCTTGCATTAAACAATAACGATGCTCTGATAAAAGCACAATATGCAGCTCATGAAATCAATATTTTACTTGATACGATAAGCATTATTGGAGTCGGGGACATTATGATCGGCACTAATTTCCCTGAACCCGAATACCTACCTTCTGATAGCGGAAAATATCAATTGGCTCATGTAAAGGAGTATTTAAAAGATGCTGATATAACATTCGGGAACTTAGAAGGTGTACTACTCGATGATGGTGGTGAACCTAAATATTGCAAAGACCCGAGCATTTGTTATTTATTCAGATCCCCGGAATACTATGCCCAGCACTTCGTCGATGCAGGTATAGATGTAATGAGTACGGCTAACAACCATGCAGGTGACTTCGGCAATACCGGTCGCCTGACCACCATGAAGACTCTCGACCAACATGGGATACAACACGCAGGGCAGTCTGTAAAACCATACACTATGTTTGAAAAAGAAGGCATCAAATATGGCTTTGCTGCCTTTGCTCCAAATACGGCTACGCAGAGCATTACTGATTACGAAGCTGCTGCAAGAATAATACAACACCTCGATAGCCTGAATGATATAGTCATTGTAAGTTTCCACGGTGGAGCTGAAGGATCAAAACATGAACATGTAACGAGAGAAACTGAGACATTCTATGGTGAAAACAGAGGTAACGTATATAAGTTCTCTCATTGGGTAATCGACAATGGTGCTGATATCGTTTTTGGCCATGGCCCACATGTTACAAGAGCGATGGAAGTTTACAACAACCGATTTATTTCTTATTCATTAGGTAACTTTGCCACGTACAATCGCTTTAACCTCAGAGGTGTAAATGGTATTGCGCCTTTAGTAAAAGTTTATACAACAAGAAACGGAGAGTTTTTATTTGGTGATATTGTTCCAATAATTCAGGAAGGAAGAGGAATTCCTAAAGTTGATCCTGATAAACGAGTAATCAGACGGTTACAACAATTAACTGCAGAAGATTTTCCCGAATCAAAAATATTCATTGATGATTCAGGAAAAATTACTTATTTTGGATTTTAG